From a region of the Narcine bancroftii isolate sNarBan1 chromosome 5, sNarBan1.hap1, whole genome shotgun sequence genome:
- the LOC138764551 gene encoding endogenous retrovirus group 3 member 1 Env polyprotein-like codes for MKGAGMNTMWGLWVLVFRALEGAGVENHCTKCVHSAWGSHNEKEQYFADWTNFPEHCVGTHTGRKCVHNGQVYDVKFNKGSLQFTSNRDRCPQGVTWFCAPEGDQDKEKGGSIPIQRIQWDPMWQKRKQPYVWDREKGDIYANAKRQAATHRVGDNRWVDLCQTTAELLGVKNCWVCGGPTRDGSWPWSGEPLEVWELMSFHGSADEMRPRQTWHLANHPLGEECIRKEQGKHYKGDSRCTRVKILGKFPRWHPQRPRWFLSPQKVTHCRPITDNSRGKGVWNCTGVNPYEGVPSLRQFWAHPFPHGFAPEGLYWICGNTAYTFLEPDWRGTCCIGIIQPQFVLLPQNDSHQLAARVYQGLRQKRDLKIGEWGEDWPPERIISYYGPATWAQDGSWGYRTPIYMLNRLIPLQAILEIITNDTAAALDLLAEEQQQIRDTVFQNRLALDYLLATEGGCVWETESH; via the coding sequence atgaaaggagctgggatgaatactatgtggggactatgggtactggtattccgagcccttgaaggggctggagtagaaaaccactgtacaaagtgtgtgcactcggcctgggggtcgcacaacgaaaaagaacagtactttgctgattggactaactttcctgaacactgtgtggggactcacacgggacgtaagtgtgtgcataatggacaagtgtatgatgttaaattcaataagggcTCTTTACAGTTCACGTCAAATCGAGACCGCTGTCCCCAAGGTgtaacatggttttgtgccccGGAGGGAGACCAAGATAAGGAGAAAGGGGGCTCAATTCCCATTCAGAGGATACAGTGGGACCCCATGTGGCAAAAGAGAAAACAACCATACGTATGGGACAGAGAAAAGGGGGATATCTATGCCAACGCTAAACGACAGGCTGCCACTCACAGAGTAGGGGACAACAGATGGGTAGACCTTTGCCAAACTACGGCAGAACTCTTGGGGGTTAAAAActgttgggtatgtgggggacccACAAGAGATGGATCATGGCCATGGAGCGGGGAGCCCCTGGAAGTATGGGAGTTGATGAGTTTTCACGGATCGGCAGATGAAATGCGCCCCCGCCAGACATGGCATCTAGCTAATCACCCATTAGGAGAGGAATGTATCAGGAAGGAGCAAGGCAAGCATTATAAAGGAGATTCGAGGTGCACAAGGGTTAAGATCTTGGGGAAGTTCCCTCGATGGCATCCTCAGCGACCCCGGTGGTTCCTGTCCCCACAGAAGGTAACACATTGTAGACCTATAACAGATAACTCCCGTGGGAAAGGGGTATGGAATTGCACGGGCGTTAATCCATATGAAGGGGTTCCCTCACTCAGACAATTTTGGGCTCATCCCTTTCCACACGGATTTGCCccagagggtttatattggatttgtgggaatacggcttacacttttttggagccagactggaggggaacgtgctgtataggtatcattcaaccacaatttgtgctgttaccacagaacgactcccatcagttagcagcgcgtgtatatcaggggctccgccagaagagggatttaaagatcggtgagtggggagaggactggcctccagagcgcattatTTCTTATTATGGACCTGCTACTTGGGCACAGGATGGGTCCTGGGGATATCGAACcccaatttacatgttaaaccgtctgattcctttacaagctattttggaaattatcaccaatgaCACCGCCGCAGCCCTTGATCTGTtggcagaagagcagcaacagattaGGGACACGGTGTTTCAGAACCGCTTAGCTTTAGACTACTTGTTAGCCACTgaaggggggtgtgtgtgggaaactgaatctcactaa
- the LOC138765463 gene encoding zinc finger protein 239-like, whose amino-acid sequence MNPFQCSDCGKNFKWSSELTRHRRVHTRERPFIYPDCEKGFAHISNLRTHQRSTKLRTHQRVHIGEKPFGCHECEKAFTKRENLEVHQLVHTGERSFNCPDCGKGFAQFTDLRTHQRVHTGEKPFTCPKCEKAFTQRCHLEVHQRVHTGEKTFTCPNCGKGFNQISNLRMHQKMHSSDRPRRGHLSATQCGKGFARSSHLLEQCGKEFTKSSNLLIPQMIHPGVRPFT is encoded by the exons ATGAATCCGTTTCAATGCTCCGACTGCGGGAAGAACTTTAAATGGTCGAGTGAGTTAACGAGACACCGACGTGTCCACACCAGGGAGAGACCCTTCATCTACCCTGATTGCGAGAAGGGGTTTGCGCACATCTCCAACCTGCGGacgcaccagcgg AGCACCAAACTGCGGACCCACCAGCGAGTCCACATCGGGGAAAAACCGTTTGGATGCCATGAGTGCGAGAAGGCCTTTACCAAGAGAGAGAACCTTGAGGTACATCAGctggttcacactggggagaggtcCTTCAACTGTCCTGAttgtgggaaggggtttgcccaATTCACCGACCTACGCACCCACCagagggtccacactggggaaaagccATTCACCTGCCCCAAGTGCGAGAAGGCCTTCACCCAGAGATGCCACCTTGAGGTACACCAACGGGTTCATACTGGCGAGAAGACATTCACCTGCCCCAATTGTGGGAAAGGCTTCAACCAGATCTCCAACCTGCGGATGCACCAGAAGATGCACAGCAGTGACAGGCCGA GGAGAGGCCATTTGTCTGCCACCCAGTGTGGAAAGGGGTTTGCCCGGTCCTCCCACCTGCTGGAACAGTGTGGAAAGGAATTCACCAAGTCCTCTAACCTGCTGATCCCGCAGATGATCCACCCTGGTGTGAGGCCATTTACCTGA
- the LOC138764555 gene encoding zinc finger protein 585A-like encodes MNSFQCSDCGKNSKSLCNLKRHQRVHTGEKPFTCPECKKAFARLSSLEIHRRLHTGEKPFTCPKCGKGFAQIPNLLSHQRVHTGEKPYACPECEKTFTNRSNLEVHRRIHTGERPFTCLKCGKGFTDTSSLQKHQRVHTGEKPFTCRECGKRFARSCNLQLHQRVHTGEKPFVCPECGKSFTQMSNLRTHQKIHSSDRPFACPECGKGFILSSHLLTHQRVHTRERPFVCPQCGRGFARTSHLLNHQRVHSGERPFFCLECGKEFAQSSSLLIHQRIHTGERPFTCSVCGKSFTHFSHLQTHQLLHTGERPFVCPECGKSFTQISNLRTHQRGHTGEKPFACPECEKAFTNRSSLEIHLRMHKGEMPFVCFECGERFIESRKLKRHQRVHSRDRPVCSKVFNV; translated from the coding sequence ATGAACTCGTTTCAATGCTCCGACTGCGGGAAGAACTCTAAAAGTCTTTGTAACCTAAAgagacaccagcgggtccacaccggggagaagccCTTCACCTGTCCTGAGTGCAAGAAGGCCTTTGCCAGGTTGTCCAGCCTTGAGATACACCGGCGGCtccacaccggggagaagcccttcacctgccccaagtGTGGGAAAGGATTTGCCCAGATCCCCAACCTGCTgagccaccagcgggtccacaccggggaaaagCCGTACGCCTGCCCCGAGTGCGAGAAGACCTTCACCAACAGGTCCAACCTTGAGGTACACCGGCGGATCCACACCggcgagaggcccttcacctgcctcaAGTGCGGCAAAGGCTTCACTGACACCTCCAGCCTGCAgaaacaccagcgggtccacaccggggaaaagCCATTCACCTGCCGCGAGTGCGGCAAAAGGTTCGCCCGGTCCTGCAACTTGCAGTTGCACCAGCGAGTTCACACGGGGGAAAAGCCGTTCGTCTGCCCAGAGTGCGGCAAGAGCTTTACCCAGATGTCCAATTTGCGGACTCACCAGAAGATTCACAGCAGCGACAGGCCGTTTgcctgccctgagtgtggcaagggcttcattCTCTCCTCCCACCTGCTGACCCATCAGCGAGTCCACACCAGGGAAAGGCCATTTGTCTGCCCCCAGTGTGGAAGAGGATTTGCCCGGACCTCCCACCTGCTGAACCACCAGCGTGTCCATTCTGGGGAGAGGCCATTTTTCTGCCTTGAGTGCGGGAAGGAATTCGCCCAGTCCTCCAGCCTTCTGATCCACCAGCggattcacactggggagaggccattcacctgctcaGTGTGTGGGAAGAGCTTTACACATTTTTCCCACCTGCAGACCCACCAGCtgctccacactggggagaggccattcgTCTGCCCCGAGTGTGGGAAGAGCTTCACCCAGATCTCCAATCTGCGGACACACCAGCGGGGCCACACAGGGGAAAAGCCGTTCGCCTGCCCTGAGTGCGAGAAGGCCTTCACCAACAGGTCGAGCCTTGAAATACACCTACGGATGCACAAGGGGGAGATGCCCTTCGTCTGCTTTGAATGCGGCGAGAGATTCATTGAGTCTCGCAAGTTGAAGAGACATCAGCGGGTGCATTCTAGGGACAGGCCCGTGTGCAGCAAAGTCTTCAATGTGTGA